The following coding sequences lie in one Arachis hypogaea cultivar Tifrunner chromosome 4, arahy.Tifrunner.gnm2.J5K5, whole genome shotgun sequence genomic window:
- the LOC112797056 gene encoding uncharacterized protein: protein MAGGNFMHRVISYVVNEVVVNGLANSPAFQRFAVRTSKQIENISKQAVQKRQELAEQIKDISKNMEDSFKSR, encoded by the exons ATGGCCGGTGGGAATTTTATGCACAGAGTTATTTCATACGTTGTGAATGAGGTTGTTGTCAATGGTCTTGCCAACAG CCCTGCATTTCAGAGGTTTGCGGTAAGGacatcaaagcaaattgaaaatatTTCGAAACAAG CTGTTCAGAAAAGGCAAGAGTTAGCGGAGCAGATCAAGGACATCTCGAAAAATATGGAAGAT tCATTCAAGAGCCGCTGA